In Rhodamnia argentea isolate NSW1041297 chromosome 5, ASM2092103v1, whole genome shotgun sequence, the DNA window GACCTTACAAGGGCATATCAAACAGTGCACATGATGACCATCTTCCTGTTTCCAAAAGCAAGGAAAAACCAGCTCCCCCTTCACCAGGAATAATCTCGAGAATACACACCTGTGTTTGTGGGGTCATCTCATCAACGAGAAGTTCAGATATAAAAATCCTGGGTAGAGGCCCATTTACACCAGTCCCACCCTCCAAAAGGGAGTCTTTTGGAGGCGAATACCACAAGGCTCTCAACTTTTTTGCAGGAAACCTCAACTCCTCTTGCTGGGTGTAACCATAATCCAGGAAAAAGTCCGCGATCGAGTCAATCCCGTAACCATTTACCTTAAAAGTTGAGAGACAAGCATATGAGTCAATGACAGACGCAACAACCTAAACTCTTACAAAAACAGTGCCCTGTAATCAACAGAAAGTCTCATGAGGAAAACATGCTGATGAACAGAGACATGATTTAATTAATCACTCAAAAGCAGTTCTTGACGCACAAAGATGGCTTTTCTTATGTCGTTTTGTGTAATAGCAAGTGACTTGCAAAACCATCTTTCCAGGGTCCCGGACTTTGATGGAACATTCAGTCTCCTAACTATTTGCTCACGAAGGATAAAAGAGAACGCCAAGAAACACATACCTTTCTAGGTCCTTCGGCTAAGACCAAGTGCAATATCTATTCTTATCAGTTTAACCGAATCCCGATAAAAACACTTGCTTAAGGTAATACCACATTGCATCCACAATAAACATACATAGGCTATGTAAACATACATGGGCGGAGTTTAACCGAATCCCGATAAAAACACTTGCTTAAGGTAATACCACGATATACTTTAATCCATATCATGGCCGACCAATTTTCCAAAACTAAAATCGACATACCCCGAAAGTCCTAAATGCGAGATGATCATAACATATTTGATCTTCGTCGGCCGACCGAACGAGCTCCAGGATGGCTTTGGCAGTGGGGTTCCTGTTCAAGTACACGCACTCCATATTCTCCAAGACTTTCCTGAGAAACGATTCAGCTCCCTGTAGCCCCAAAAGATTCAAAATGACACTCGTAAGGAACCATCTTTTGCAAGCAACTTGACGCACTAGTGACTTCACAGTTATAGACACGGAGCCAAACGACAATTTCAGGCAAACAACATCTGGTCTACAACCCAAATGATCTTATCACAGTACGCTAACATCACTCTTCACGCTCACATCTCCAGTTTCGGACATCAAGGGGACACCAAAAGACGCCGACccaaatggagagagagagagagtgatgaagCACCTGAGAAGCGGATTGGCGGCGTCCACTTCCCGACGCAGATGAGGAAACGACGCTAAAGCTCCTCTTTCCAACAACACCGAAAGGTTTTCCCGGGAACGgcgattttctcgggaaaaaaaCCAAATCCCCCGATTTGGGTCGGAGGGGAGAGCGGAAGGGAGGGAGAGCTGACAATGGGTGAGAGACATACTTGACGGTGGAGGAGGAGTAGAGAGAGAACATGGCGGATACCTTCATCGACTGCTCTCGCCGATGTGATCGTTACAGCTCTGGGCCTTTCCTCTGTTTTCGATTTCTGGTAAagagagaagacgaagaagaagaaactcgtTCCGCTTTTTCGAGAAGCTCTCTTCCTTCCTCgtatgtctttctttctttcccatgTCTGCAACTGTTCCGGATGATTGGCTcaatttgccacgtcatccacatatttttttttttggtcatactGCATATAATTTATTACTCTTTTCAGGCacgaaagaaagaggaaggataaaagcaaaatttctttaaaaaaaaaccccgaaATAAGGAAATACCTTTTATCGAAaatcattctttcatttttttttttatagaaaagacAAGTTTTGCGATAATTCTGGATAGAAAATATCATATGCGGACAAGAGAATCGATATATTCAATTCAAACGGTATACAAAGCGTGATGAAATTTAATCGGCGGTTGGATATTCATAAATAATAAAGATacatgaagaaattgaaagataaTTGAAATATAACACGTTTGTTTATTTGTGCGAGGGGGTCTCGGAACAGTACCATGCAGCTATTTAAGCGTACAATCTATAGTTACCAATGAATGTTACAAATGAAGGTTTTAAATAATTATAGAATGGTTACATCAACGATgctattttgacaattttttcaatttcaccaTGAAAACGATTCCTTTATTTCACTACATTGAGGGTTACTTTTTTTACGGTATCATATGAGATTGTAGACTCCACTTTTTATTGATTCTTTTGATTCATCAAGTCGGCGATAATACTATTCATAAAGGACCAAACTTTGCTCTTTTcgattaaatttatcacatattgACAATAACCAAAAGTTAATCATTTTTTGGTGTAAATAAAAGGTGAATGTGAAATCCCTATTTATGGAGTTACGGAGTATTAATCTTTTTAATAAAAGTACTCAGACATTCAAGCTATCATATTTAGTAGCAATCATGTACATGTGTGTGTGTCATTCAGAAGCTAGATTGTAATCGTGAGAAAACCCAGCAAATAaatacagagaaaaaaaaaacagagaatttcttctttttggtatGTTAATGTCGTGATTTAAAGATTATCTTTATAAAGGACCTGATTAATaaatgaacaaatcaaaattaaatgtGACGGAACAGCTAGGCCGGCCCATGGGCCGAGCCCAAATGTTTTTCCGAAAGACTCGGCCCGTGCTCGGCCCTCCTTAAAAGTACTCAATTTCACTTATACCAAATTAATCTCATCGCCATCCCCACCACGTCCTTTTCTTGGTCCTACCCGGATTGTAGCATGGCTTAGCTGAATTAGGgaatcttctccttttctccgaACCATCCACGCGAATCGCGAGTTCAACCAACTCGCGATCATCTGTCCGTAGCCCATGAAGACGCAGGCCCAACAATTATGATGCGTTTCCCACAATTAGCAATGACTTCCGATTCAGGTCGGATGACGCGGCCGGCGGTTTTCGATACGAGTGCCGATGAATATCGATCGGGACATGCGTCGGCACGCATTAAGCttgcataattttattttatttttctctcttggtACGATTCGTAGCGACCCGATTCGAGACGATTGCGGAATTTTCAAACAAGAAAATTGCGCTGGCAACGCCAAAGGAAGGGTCCATTAGTTTCAGTAGCATCAGCAGGCACCAACGTTGGACAACAAGGTTGGCGTCTGCTTTGCGTCTCGGCGTCAAAAACCGAGAAcggaaaaacttaaaaaaagaagaagaaggtgatttTAATGATACAGCTCATACAGCTCAAGAGCGATTtctttggaaaaggaaaaattcgatTTGCGCAAACTTGGCCTGTCCGGATGGACATTACGACGTGGGACCAAGTGGATAAGTACATTTAGGATAATACAAGTCAAGTAAGATTCGATGTAAATCATTTTGATGCTTTgcccaaaaacaaaatcattttGATTCGGATCTTACGGGTCAATCAAGTTCATTGACCTCAAACTTTTATATGGAAAGATCGAGGGTCTAtcggttttttttcttctttttttaatcggaAATGGTTTATCTATTTACACCTCTGACATTTCTCGAAATCTAAAGTGTTATTAAGCTTGTGTCGAGTTAAGGTGCCGATTGCGAAAGTTTGGAAAGATTCAAAATGTCCGGGCGGCAAATTTGGACTAATCTTTGACAAAGTAAATGTGACTTGAGCTAAACTCGGGgttctcttttgaaaaaaggaTGGGATGACAAGGAAGTCGTGGTCCGGTTGGAGAAGGCAAGCTTACCCTCTTGGCAATGTGGCGTCAGCCAGAAGGAATCTCGTTTTGTCAAAGGGGATTTGATCGCCGTGACACCAGCTCCGATCGACGGAATCCTTCGACGACGTCCAGCTGGGGAAGACAACAAGCGCACCGTCCCGGGAGGAAAATGGAACCTATGCCGCCGGCGACCCATTGTGTGGTTTGGTGGGTTTTCTTTTCTCGGGTTTTGTTCGAGACGAGAGAAAGCTCGAGCGTTTATCTGCAGAGGAAACGTACTCGAACCTGATCCGGAACGAGCTATCCGCGTTATGGATTTCGGGATGCCCGCATTGTACGGCTGAAAATCGAATCTGTAAGTTATGGATTTGCCGAAGCTCTAACTCATCGATGAGCTTATTGCGCGTCGGTTACGTGGAGAGTTAGAAAATAAGGCATTGCCTGCTCCACGTAAAATGAGTGATTCGGAAGATATTTTCCTGAAATCGATAGCTTGTATCTTTTACATAAATTaatgaatgagaaatatttCATTGCTCATGAAAATgatgacacataaatttttatCATGGATAATgaaaaatctaattatttttcGTGCCCCCAGCTGCGGTCCTAACGAAGAAAAACCAACTTCGGTGAGACTCACGCTCGGGCGGGACCCACTCATTTTGTTGGGACGTTGGTACCCGAACGGGGAaatggatcccctaacattgccaaTTCAATGTTAGGGCtgacattgatcaaatcggGCCGTCGTCCTAATTAAAATAGACGATCTGATTTGATCAATGtcatctcttcaaaatttttaaaaattcccgCTCCGATTGA includes these proteins:
- the LOC115750503 gene encoding uncharacterized protein LOC115750503, with protein sequence MKVSAMFSLYSSSTVKYVSHPLSALPPFRSPLRPKSGDLVFFPRKSPFPGKPFGVVGKRSFSVVSSSASGSGRRQSASQGAESFLRKVLENMECVYLNRNPTAKAILELVRSADEDQICYDHLAFRTFGVNGYGIDSIADFFLDYGYTQQEELRFPAKKLRALWYSPPKDSLLEGGTGVNGPLPRIFISELLVDEMTPQTQEIVRKYVGISGNGNKHVALASALGALTWEKPLYSEFQQLARESEYAAWTLVNGYAVNHVTISTHRLKSHLRNIKSLNEFIEKNGFSLNSEGGILKVSPDGMLLQSSTVADSILFQFSEGVKESVPCSYIEFAERLVLPQFQSLPEKEVKEFHRRDGFEVGNADKIFESTSKEQLTRRAA